A stretch of DNA from Arthrobacter globiformis:
GCCTACATCTGCGCCCCGGAACTGGTGGACACTCCGTATGCCCGGGCCTACCGGGTCCTGGAGGTCATGCCGTACAACGTCAGGGCGCTCAAGGCCTGGGTCCGGGAGAACGGCGTCGGCGTGCTGGACATCAAGAAGCGCGGCACGTCCGTGACGCCGGAGGAGTTGCGCAAGCAGCTGCTCCCTGCGGGTAAGGCCAGCGGCAAAACCGGCGGTAAGGCCAGCGGCAAAACCGGCGGCAAGGCCGCAGGTAAAAAGACAGCCACCCTGGTCCTCACCCGGATCGGGGAAGAGAGAGTGGCTGTCTCCGTGGAGCCCGTTTAATCACTGGGCGCGTCAGTTACTGGGCGCGGACGAACGCCTCGGCATCCCGGACCTGCTCCTCGGTGGGGCGGATTCCCGTGTACAGCACAAACTGCTCCAGCGCCTGGATGGTAGCCACCTCGGCGCCGGTGATGACCTGCTTGCCGGCCTCCCTCGCCGCCTTGATGAGCGGCGTTTCCGCCGGCAGGGCCACGACATCGAAGACCACCTTGGCTGCCTCTATCGTTTCGGCGGGGAAGGACAGCGCGTCGGCCTCCGGTCCCCCGGCCATTCCCACAGGCGTGACGTTGATGACCATGTCCGCGGTGGCATCCGGGCCGGCGCCCAGGTCCGCCCGCCAGGCAAAGCCGTAGAGGTCGGCGAGCGCACGGCCGGCTGCCTCATTGCGGGCGATGATGGTCACGTCCTTGAACCCCGCGTCGCGCAAGGCTGCGGCCGTGGCCTTGGCCATGCCGCCTGCGCCCTTGAGCAGCACCGATGACTCCGCCGGCACGGCGTTCCGCTGCAG
This window harbors:
- a CDS encoding shikimate 5-dehydrogenase; protein product: MPILNKDMTLCISLSARPSNNGTRFHNYLYDQLGLNWIYKAFAPTDLAQAIAGVRGLGIRGCAVSMPYKEDVIALVDAMDPSAKAIDSVNTIVNDGGRLTAYNTDYTAIEQLLQRNAVPAESSVLLKGAGGMAKATAAALRDAGFKDVTIIARNEAAGRALADLYGFAWRADLGAGPDATADMVINVTPVGMAGGPEADALSFPAETIEAAKVVFDVVALPAETPLIKAAREAGKQVITGAEVATIQALEQFVLYTGIRPTEEQVRDAEAFVRAQ